TGATTTTTGGACGTTCCAAATCAAGCGGTAAGTGGTAGTTTTGTAAGTTGTAGATTTTGGGAAACTCTGAGCAACTGAACACCCTTTTtcctaatttttataattattattggtccttCGTTAGCTCTCCAACAAACATTTCTTTCTAATGTGATAAAATCCTGCAGAATCTCATGTTGTGAATAACTTTTACCTTCctttttgaggcaccaaccaatcacaaatcaAATGAATCTACtggcgaaaccaataattaattaatctatggaATCTACCTATATTTgctaattgaatttcaaatgatttttgaaaacattttcgaattgaatttcgaatgttttttgcaAACATGTTTGTGTTGtgtttgcaattgtgcattgcaAGGTCTACATCtgctgaggatgctccggtgtcggggcgaaacgtgcgtcgagtgtgttttgggatttgtgtggtgctgcgtggtggtggtgcgggtgcgtattgcttgcctggtagctgctttttcctgcatggttaataataataaagttttttattaaaggcaaagaacccagtatacatattattcataaaataaaatataccattatataaattaaaataaaataaagtaaaatgaactacatgtacatacaaacttataaactaactgTGAATGTTAAAAAACTCTTCACAGGCGTCCTTGTTAacaaatctatttctatttcctaTTACTATTACGATGCACAGATAGccaatatgtaaaaatattgctaGGCATTCCGTCACAAACCATCTGTATAATACTGTTCTGAGATGCCCGGAGTCTCTCCCAGAAGGCAGCCACTCTTTTCCTCATTACCGCATAAAAATCAGGCACTCTCGATTCGGCAAACATACTCGAGGCACTACAGTATCTAGGCAAACCCATCAATATGCGAAAAGCATCATTATACTGCACGCGCAATGCCGTGTAATACTTTTGGAGAAAATTTGTCCAAAGTTGGCAAGTGTAGAAGCACTGGCAATACGCGTTAAACAGTACAATCTTGACGGATTTGCTGCATTTGCCAAATCTTCGAGCTAACATGTTACAGCGTATCGAGAGTGCCCTCCTTTCTCTCTCAATATTACAGTCATCCTTCAGGTGCTCAGTAAGAACATGTCCCAAGTATTTGAACTTTGTCACAACCCGAACTGCCGAACCATCTAGTATTACCTCAGGTACCCTCTCCGGACCCTTGCCTGCTCGAAACACTAACATTTCAGACTTAGTTACGTTATATTTCAGCCCGTGAGTATTGGCAAAATGCTCACAGACTGAAAGCAACTTCCTAAGTCGCTTGATAGACGGGCTGAGAATGACCATGTCGTCGGCGTAACTTAAACTGTTGACACAGGTGTTACCGATATGACATCCGATTTGCATCcgatggttagcagtgggagggcgggcaatgcatttcgcatgctgcatattgcatcatacagattcgacctgtttcagcggattagcaaaatcatagattaattattattggtctcgcatGAGCAAAATTGAGcgtttggttcattgtataacatgtttgtgattggttgatgactcaaatggttaacgctcactgagatttttgcttctaccatttgtatgggataacatcagagagagcgctatactaacttctttagtacaaaaagtaagttaattatttatcatcaatttagaattcagataggtacaattttctatttaaatttcCACAAAGCTAACCAGGTTTTTTCTGGATTTTCATGGATATGAATATACTTTCTCTTCTTTTACAGTCTGCCTGTAGCAAATAGTTATCGTATTCGCGTCGGATCAACTAACGCGAAAAGCTAACTAGGTTTTTTTTCTGTTCATGGATATAAATGTTCCTGCTCTTCTTTTACAGTCGACTGCCTGTAGCAAATAGTTATCGTATTCGCGTCGGATCAACTAACGCGAAAAGCTAACTAGGTTTTTTTTCCGCTCATGGATATGAATATACCTTCTCTTCTTTTACAGTCGACTGCCTGTAGCAAATAGTTATCGTATTCGCGTCGGATCAACTAACGCGAAAAGCTAACTAGGTTTTTTTTCTGCTCATGGATATGAATATACCTTCTCTTCTTTTACAGTCGACTGCCTGTAGCAAATAGTTATCGTATTCGCGTCGGATCAACTAACGCCGAAAAGCTAACTAGGTTTTTTTTCTGCTCATGGATATGAATATACCTTCTCTTCTTTTACAGTCGACTGCCTGTAGCAAATAGTTATCGTATTCGCGTCGGATCAACTAACGCGAAAAGCTAACTAGGTTTTTTTTCTGCTCATGGATATGAATATAGCTTCTCTTCTTTTACAGTAGACTGCCTGTAGCAAATAGTTACCGTATTCGCGTCGGATCAACGAACGCGAACAGCGGAGGCTACGTGCACAATGCAGCTCGAGTAATCGGCCATCCACAATATAATACTAGGAATCACAATAATGATGTTGGAGTGGTCAGAGTAGCAACAGCCTTCGTGTTTGGTAACACTGTGCGAGCTGCAGCGCTTTCAGGACCTAATATAAATATACCTGACAATGCAAACGTTATAGCTCTTGGGTGGGGTGCTACAACTGTAAGTCTATTGATTACTAAGAAGTAGAATGAAAATGTATATACGTTCATTTAGAATTGAATAGaattggttttatttattaattaaacacatATTAACACAATATACATCCCACACACAATatactcccatcggcggtgttcccactagattacaacatggggttattcaaggggcggaccaacagattcctaaaaggccggcaacgcatcggcagttcctctggtgctgcaaatgtttatgggcggcggtataacatcaggtgacccgcctgctcgtttgctcgctatctctgttaaaaaaaacgtttacaGAAAGTATGTCTTAACATCTAACATGTCGTGCCAACAAATAGGGTTAAGGCTAAGAAACTCGGCTAAAATGTTATGGATACAAAATGGCATTACCACAATGCAGTTATTCTGTTAGAGCCCAAACGAAGgaaacgaaggtctggcactcacAGGCTCTCAGTCCTGTATggcaaattataattttatcacaCGTAACTGCCATTATCGCCCTATGGTAGATTGAGTCAAAGGCTATTATTATAATCCAAAACTATAGTCTATAAAATtagtcaataattatttattatagcctACCTATTTAGATTGATGAAATTATTTTCAGCCAACTGGAAGCCCGTCGGAACAACTTCGCCATGTTCAAATTCGTACAGTCAATCAAGAAAGATGTCAAGCTCTCTACGGCGGAGGTACAAGTACCATCACTGCAAACATGCTGTGTGCTGGCTGGGATGCCGGGGGTCGCGGTTCATGCTTTGGTGACTCTGGCACAGgccttatttataaaaatgtgaTTGTGGGAGTCACTAGTTTTGGTCGTGAATGCGCATCTTCGCGCTGGCCTGGAGTTTATGCTAGAGTTTCGCGTTTTATTACCTGGATTGAAAACAATGCTTAGTTAAGAACAATTAACGGCTTTATGATAACGTTAACTTAATGTTTTATGGTTACTAACGCTATCATCAATACAATTTACAGTATATCTCTGCAGTGCagtatacattaaaataacgaaCTAAATTACTATTAGGTACTTGTTTTTGTTACCCTCTGTTTTTTTATGTAatacttgcttatgctcgcgacttcgtccgcgtggacttcaaaaacttcaaacccctgtttcacccccttaggggttgaattttcaaaaatcctttcttagcggatgcctacatcataatggctatctgcatgccaaagttcagcctgatgcgtccagtagtttgagctgtgcgttgatagatcagtgagtcagtcaatcagtcagtcagtcagtcgccttttccttttatatatttaaactagctaccccggcgaacttcgtaccgcctaacagtcgatcaTATtccagaatttttttaaatttttctctccgtaagaaccatcctcgtacttcaaggaatattataaaaaagaattaacgaaatcggttcagctgttctcgagataaatatacctaagtataaaacTTTAACCTGCCAGCTGAACAGCGATTCGACAATTTagaatttcaaatttttatgtgtgaactagctgccctggcgaacttcgtttcgcctaaaagtcgattcatattttttaaatttttctctctgtaagaaccatcgtcgtacttcaaggaatattataaaaaaagaattagcgaaatcggttcagctgttctcgagatttgcgatgagcaacacatttagtgattcatttttatatcataGAAGATAAATGTTCttgcagagagagagagagagagccagggcgtgccacaccttattttataaaagctgaaagtttctagctgcgtattgtccccaacactgggaggaatgtttttttggatgtttgtttggatcatggtggctttgggagataacaggtaaataATGACGATGTGctccctcccagtgttggggacaataggtacgcagataaactttcagctgttataaaataacgatggtCTGGCACGAGCTGGCTCTATTAATCCATTGATAAAAGCTGGTATTACACAATACCTTTCTAGTTTTCCATACAAGAAGATAAGTATTagaggtattatttttattttattacaaccCTATTGAGGATACCACCTACTCGTATCCCGATAATATACAACCGCGATCAAGTTTTCAGGGACGATATCACAAATTTCTAACACTAATCGCTATATAGTTTTATTATGGTAataatcactcacgatagtttaaacgctaaaacactAATCGTATATCTAATATCATATTGGAGTCAcattgtaaattaatttttatcataatcTTTTTAATGTCTAATTATCTTTGGAAAATCACTCTACCATTGAAGTAATCCAAAACAGTAAATCACCTTATTTAGAACAATATAAAAACACTATTACATGCTGCTTCTGGTCCAAATCATTTCCTGCAGTGAGTAGTGGCCATACGGTTTTGTCACAATGAAGAAAATTGCAATTTTACTTGTTTACCTCACGTTTGCTTCTGGTAAGTTACAAACACAAATAACCCTGTTGTACAATGTTTGAACCTTGTTTCACTGACTTCTTGTTAGCTGTTACGAATAAAGCAAAGGTTTTTGGATGTAAGTTATACTCGaatctaaaactattttaaGACTTGTTTTTCATGTGCAAGTCAGGCTTAACTGATAGAAAGCAAtcctacctgtacctacttcttttttGAAATACGTGATAAGAAACAGGGACACTGAAAGGGCGTTCCACGGCTTAGAAgctcgtatcagaaacgtttcCGTTTTGTGCCTAGGGCTTACAAAAATTATGACCGCTTATTTCTCTTTATTTCAGCATTTCCACAACAAGAGAGAATAATTGGTGGATCAGTAACCAACATCAATACATACCCATACTCCGCAGCTCTCTTGTGGTCAAGAAATACTATATCATTCCGCCAAAACTGCGGTGGTACCATTATAAACAACAGATCTGTTCTCACAGCTGCTCACTGTATTCAGTaagataattaaaataaaatgtacctatattaaagtcgGAAAAATCATCTTAATCCTCCAGCCATCGCTAGCTCAGTACCGAACACGGATCTTCTTAGATTGAAAAGGGCCATAGTCCAACATACTGGCTAAGTGCCAGTTAGCAAATTCACATACCTTTCGAGAacaaactctcaggcatgcaggattccttgcgatgttttccttctccaaaaaatatgaatttgtTGTCAGCGAAAATTGCAATTTTAACAATTTACTTGACATATATCGTGTGATATTCgttataaatatataggtatgtgtaaatacatattattatcatgattaacccagCGCCGGCTCACCACTAACCaacagtctcctctcagaatgaaaagggtttgatCATAGTccaacacgctggccaagtgcggaatgCAGATttttcagacttcacacacctttgagaatattatagagaattctcaggcatacaggttttttcaccgttaaagcaagtgatattttaattgcttaaaacactccgaaaagttagaggtgcttgttCAAGATTAAACCCCAAACTTCCCGaacaggaggcggacgtcgtaaccactaggctattacgacttttataaataagtaggtactcaatttaaaattttggtcctttttagggttccgtagccaaatggcaaaaaaaggaacccttatagattcgtcatgtctgtctgtctgtccgtccggtTGTCAcaaccacttttttccgaaactataagaactatactgttaaacttggtaagtagatgtattctgtgaaccgcattaagattttcacacaaaaatagaaaaaaaacaattaattttggGGGTCCccctacttagaactgaaactcaaattttttttttcatcaaacccatacgtgtggggtatctatggataggtcttcaaaaatgatattgaggtttctaatagcatttttttctaaactgaatagtttgcgcgagagacacttccaaaatggtaaaatgtgcccccccccccctgttacttctaaaataagagaatgataaaactaaaaaatatatgatgtacattaccatgcaaacttccaccgaaaattggtttgaacgagatctagtaagtagtttttgattaatcgtgcaaaatgtcgataaaatacgattgtagtacggaattgGTGGTTACTTAACTCTTTAACTAGTCATTAAGtattaccgccgcctatgaacatttgcagcaccagaggaactgccgatgcgttgccggtccGTATGTTGGTCCGCACCtggaataaccccatgttgtaatctaatgggaaaaCTGCCGATGGGATCAATAGTGGAAGGAagaatctggcacaacggacgatAGAAGTGCACCAGagacccaggtggtgagggtgaaattgcatTATAATGGCGCGCGGTGCGATTGTAGAAAAAGCAAGGTGGAGTGAGGTCCAAAAGCTCCTCAGAGTACTCCCCATTATAAAAGCATTATTTTCTCTTATTTATAGTAGTTCCAGTGGCAATCACCGTGTTCGAGTCGGGTCAACCAATGCCAGCAGCGGCGGCAGAGTCCATAATGGTGGCCAACGTCTCATACATCCGCAATATAATCAAGGAACGATGGACAATGACATCGGTTTGTTGAGAGTGACATCGGCATTCCAGTTTGGAACCGGTGTACGAGCTGCAGCCATTATTGGACAAAATGCAGTGGTTCCTGACAACGTACTTGTTTGGGCAATCGGATGGGGATGGACCTCAGTGAGTTTGGTTTTTAtagataaactagctgatgcccgcgacttcgtcggtgtggaattaggttttccaaaatctcctcattgattttccgggataaaaagtagcctatgtcagtatgaagagtgacatagattactttttatgtCAGAAAGTTAAATAATTCTTACGTGATTTTTatcaacctaaatccacccggacaaagtcgcgggcaaattTTCCCTGAAATATCATACAgataatctaggtaggtacctacctaacataatAGAACATTACTGTACCAACTGTTTGAACTTAGAGAATAGAAATACCTAGTTGAAATTCTGGATATTTTTTTGCAGGCTGGTGGACATAACCCTTCAGAGCAACTACGACATGTACAAATTCGAACAGTACCCATACCTAGATGCCAAAATGCTTATCCCGCCTTTCGTATTACTGCAGGGATGATATGCGCCGCTTGGGACTCTCCGGGACGTGGGTCATGCCAGGGTGACTCTGGCTCGCCTCTCATCCACAATAATGTTATCATAGGCGCCACCAGTTTTGGTTTGCATTGTGCTAATCCACAATTCCCTACAGTATACGCTAGGGTTGCTCACTTTACCAACTGGATTAGAAGCAatgcttaaaaaaaaaaaattaatgcgtttatagtaggtacgcgacagttcgagcaggtcgagatggccatcggggtggggacgccccgtacacccgcacagttaccgcgctaacccagcgcgggatagcgtgggtacCGTTTCCCCACCTCATGACCCgtttgccatttcgacctgtcgcgaactataccttaTTGTTGCACTTAGTCTATTCTCGGCTTCATAATGttacgttttttttatttgaaagtaccTAACATTATTGTGTATGGCGCTaatgtttttgttatttttattatttattgaagcaGGCGCAGTAGGTGCCAATACAATATGCTCTTCAAAAAATATATCTgtagtaatttaataatttatttattatacacgttataaaaaagtttttattttcattttcatcaacctcttctgaaatattttttatattattttattcaactcttataagtacttttgaatcgtcaaatgcatctaccactggttcggaatgccttttctaaCAAGAAATACCAGCAAGatactcggcagttgctcttttcaaagatttgaaatacaatattatcccatattattatgatataaaaaagtaattatTGTAGTCCCGCGCaatgctggaacgagctgcaggtcaaatccacgctcttttatcatttacataatcttcgattgtgtaatatgctttttaagGAGAGTTCTTTTataagatttttgaaacttttgtaaaggcaagtcaaaaataaattgcggaattttgttataaaaggtgtATAAGCTTTCCCCATTctcacaaatgacttttggactttcctgaggcagAGCATAGGAGTCACAAGCTTATTACGGTTTCTACTTAGCTTATTACGCCGTAAATCAccaatttttgtataatataatgttttaaattataaattgcgcgtgttgtaaaacaattttttcCCCAATATCGCTTTACCCCATTtcaagattccataagacacgATACTTACTGATATTTCAGCTAATAAATCATAAACCAAAAAAGTAGAGTTTCTTATAAAAAAGTTGGGTTGACTTCAGATAAATTGCAATGTTTTGGCCTTTTTACGAGGTGTTAGCAACACtgataaaaaaatttattgctcgtattattttatattatttgtaattAGATAAGCCAAGGATAGTAAATAATTCATTCGTCGATAAAACACAATTCGTACTAAAGGCCAGTTGCATAACAGGCGGGTAGCTGCTACGTTAGGGTTAAGGATGATAAATGCCAGCTGGTGGCGGGTGCGGGTCGTACCACGTACGACACGCTGCAGAAGAGGCACGGATAGAAAaaatcacgaacattttatatgaagcagttaaTGCTTTACCGTGTGGCGTCAGTGCACGGATACGGCACGGTATCCGTATAAGTCCACTGATAAAAGCTGGTATTACACAATATCTTTCTAGTTTTccatataataaaataagtataacaggtatttttttcattttattacatcCCTTTTGGGGATTTCACTTACTCGTATCCCGGT
This genomic stretch from Maniola hyperantus chromosome 2, iAphHyp1.2, whole genome shotgun sequence harbors:
- the LOC117989956 gene encoding trypsin CFT-1-like, with the translated sequence MKTLFLLLGICFTTVASLAQLQERIIGGSITNINTYPFAAVLLATQNNINFRQSCGGTIINIRSMLSAAHCWFRLPVANSYRIRVGSTNANSGGYVHNAARVIGHPQYNTRNHNNDVGVVRVATAFVFGNTVRAAALSGPNINIPDNANVIALGWGATTPTGSPSEQLRHVQIRTVNQERCQALYGGGTSTITANMLCAGWDAGGRGSCFGDSGTGLIYKNVIVGVTSFGRECASSRWPGVYARVSRFITWIENNA
- the LOC138403644 gene encoding trypsin, alkaline B-like, translating into MTYLTDELKKAFPQQERIIGGSVTNINTYPYSAALLWSRNTISFRQNCGGTIINNRSVLTAAHLVPVAITVFESGQPMPAAAAESIMVANVSYIRNIIKERWTMTSAGGHNPSEQLRHVQIRTVPIPRCQNAYPAFRITAGMICAAWDSPGRGSCQGDSGSPLIHNNVIIGATSFGLHCANPQFPTVYARVAHFTNWIRSNA